The proteins below are encoded in one region of Prevotella melaninogenica ATCC 25845:
- a CDS encoding DUF6646 family protein, with translation MKMMRNVDKFRLFQWLLLLGCLLCVPHSAQAQAWDGEGDIKVYAGYANVGGRSGIELGSDYALSDYVSVGGQLTYVNVKDYDEGRDRAFMGYDFSLTGNYHWAEVLKLPSVLDIYSGVSVGLRTAGLQAGVRYNFSETFGLYGQVRQNLFKTFGDDVEHGRVYQGKTALSVGLTVTF, from the coding sequence ATGAAGATGATGAGAAATGTAGATAAATTCCGCCTCTTTCAATGGCTTTTACTGCTTGGTTGTCTGCTTTGTGTTCCGCATAGTGCACAGGCACAGGCGTGGGACGGAGAAGGAGATATTAAAGTTTATGCAGGTTATGCCAATGTTGGAGGGAGGTCTGGTATAGAGTTGGGCAGCGATTATGCGCTTAGCGACTACGTTTCAGTAGGCGGACAGCTAACTTATGTCAACGTGAAGGACTATGACGAAGGACGTGATAGAGCCTTTATGGGGTATGATTTCAGCTTGACGGGTAACTATCATTGGGCTGAAGTACTGAAACTACCATCCGTACTGGATATTTATAGTGGTGTTTCCGTCGGCTTGCGAACAGCTGGTTTGCAGGCAGGTGTACGCTATAACTTTAGTGAGACATTCGGACTTTATGGGCAGGTGCGACAGAATCTCTTCAAGACTTTTGGCGATGATGTGGAACATGGGCGCGTCTATCAAGGCAAAACAGCTCTCTCTGTGGGGCTGACTGTTACGTTCTGA
- a CDS encoding glycoside hydrolase family 13 protein → MNRRQLTNEPNLSLFQKTWKILLFLLLLSSPMTAQNSTAAQKKANNRTATPNVTRIDPTNWFADMQDPTLQLMVYGKDIKFADVTTDYPNVKIDSLVRLDSPNYLLVYLNLKGAKPGEVTLTFSNKNGKKTTKKFQLKAREMAGADRKGFDISDVLYMLMPDRFANGNPKNDVIKGMEDQLCNRNEPSLRHGGDLEGLRQHLDYFTDLGVTALWLTPVLENDRPADGGKHSTYHGYATTDYYRVDPRFGTNEEYKALVDECHKKGLKVVMDMIFNHCGDYHPWAKHTRIDENGKTIKDYPSKDWFNSPNYGLQTSYKLTPVLDPYASKVDMKETVDGWFVPSMPDLNQRNPHVIKYLIQNSIWWIETVGIDGIRMDTYPYADRQAMADWMKVLNKEYPNFNTVGETWVTEPAYTAAWQKDSKLSDINSNLKTVMDFAFFDRLSQAKNEETDDWWKGWNRIYNSLCYDYLYTDPSSVMAFIENHDTDRYLGNGKDSTALKQAYALLLTMKRIPQLYYGTEILMNGTKTETDGNVRQDFPGGFPGDKVNKFTHEGRTKAENAMFDWTSRLLHWRQNNDVIINGSQTQFIPQHGVYVLARQHNGKTVLTILNGKKADNQVDVARYAEVIGSHTTATDVLTGATVDLTKNIPLVQRQAMVLSF, encoded by the coding sequence ATGAACCGCAGACAACTAACGAACGAACCTAATCTTTCCCTCTTTCAAAAGACTTGGAAGATTCTTTTATTCTTACTTCTTTTATCATCTCCTATGACCGCTCAGAACAGTACGGCAGCTCAAAAGAAAGCCAATAATCGAACAGCTACACCAAACGTTACCCGCATTGACCCTACCAACTGGTTTGCTGACATGCAGGACCCAACGTTACAGCTGATGGTATATGGCAAGGATATCAAGTTTGCAGACGTTACAACGGACTACCCTAATGTAAAGATTGACTCGCTCGTACGCCTCGACTCACCTAATTATCTCCTTGTTTATCTTAACTTAAAAGGTGCGAAACCGGGTGAGGTGACCCTTACCTTCTCTAATAAGAACGGTAAAAAGACAACTAAGAAGTTCCAACTAAAGGCACGCGAGATGGCAGGAGCAGACCGCAAAGGCTTCGATATCTCGGATGTTCTGTATATGTTGATGCCCGATCGTTTCGCTAATGGTAATCCAAAGAACGATGTAATCAAAGGGATGGAAGACCAACTATGCAACCGCAATGAGCCAAGTCTTCGACACGGTGGCGACCTTGAAGGACTCCGCCAACACCTCGATTACTTCACTGACCTTGGTGTTACTGCCCTCTGGTTGACGCCAGTATTGGAGAATGATCGCCCTGCCGATGGTGGCAAACACAGTACTTATCACGGCTATGCCACAACCGACTACTATCGTGTTGACCCTCGCTTCGGTACAAATGAGGAGTATAAAGCCCTCGTTGACGAATGTCATAAGAAGGGATTAAAGGTGGTTATGGATATGATTTTCAACCATTGCGGAGACTATCATCCATGGGCTAAGCATACACGCATTGATGAAAACGGCAAGACAATCAAAGACTATCCATCAAAGGATTGGTTTAACAGTCCTAACTATGGGCTGCAAACAAGCTACAAGCTTACTCCAGTCCTCGACCCATACGCCAGCAAAGTGGATATGAAAGAGACTGTTGACGGATGGTTTGTACCCTCTATGCCTGACCTCAACCAGCGCAATCCACACGTTATTAAGTATCTGATTCAGAATTCTATTTGGTGGATTGAAACCGTAGGTATCGATGGAATCCGTATGGATACTTATCCCTACGCAGACCGACAAGCCATGGCTGATTGGATGAAAGTCCTCAACAAGGAATATCCTAACTTCAACACCGTTGGCGAAACATGGGTAACAGAACCAGCTTATACGGCAGCTTGGCAGAAAGACAGCAAACTCTCTGACATTAACAGCAATCTAAAAACGGTGATGGACTTCGCCTTCTTCGATCGTCTTTCGCAGGCAAAGAACGAGGAAACAGATGATTGGTGGAAGGGATGGAACCGCATTTACAACTCTCTCTGCTATGATTACCTCTATACTGACCCATCTTCTGTGATGGCATTCATTGAGAATCACGATACTGACCGCTACCTTGGCAATGGTAAGGACTCAACGGCTTTAAAGCAGGCCTACGCTCTCTTGCTGACAATGAAGCGTATTCCACAGCTTTACTATGGTACGGAGATTCTGATGAACGGTACGAAAACGGAAACAGATGGCAATGTGCGACAAGACTTCCCTGGTGGTTTCCCTGGCGATAAGGTCAACAAGTTCACACATGAAGGTCGTACTAAAGCCGAGAATGCTATGTTTGATTGGACCAGCCGCCTACTCCATTGGCGACAGAACAACGATGTAATCATCAACGGTTCTCAGACACAATTCATTCCTCAGCATGGCGTTTATGTACTCGCTCGTCAACATAATGGCAAGACGGTCCTCACCATCCTCAATGGTAAGAAAGCTGACAACCAAGTCGATGTAGCCCGCTATGCCGAAGTAATTGGTTCACATACCACTGCAACCGATGTCCTTACAGGTGCTACTGTAGACCTCACAAAGAACATTCCTTTGGTACAACGACAAGCAATGGTGCTCAGTTTCTAA
- the pulA gene encoding type I pullulanase: MKLKYNLAASVAAFILSQNVVAQQRFNEMSYSPSETTFRLNAPSKPTLRLYEAGRGGRAYKKVKLAPSGDNTWTATVKGDLKGKFYTFDIGHGETPGVFAKAVGCNGGRGAVVDMKETNPTGWESDRRVPTKSPADLIIYELHHRDFSIDPSSGLMHKGKYLALTEQKAIDHLKKLGINAVHILPSFDFASIDESKPDVPQYNWGYDPLNYNVPEGSYSYDANLPTRRIMEFKQMVQALHKAGIRVILDVVYNHTFDLTNSNFERTYPKAYYRYKADGTPSDGTGCGNETASERPLMRDYMLESMKYWVNEYHIDGFRVDLMGVHDIQTMNDIRHELNAIDPEIFVYGEGWSAGTCAYPLEKLAMKAAVPQMPGIAAFSDDIRDALRGPFSDDHKPGMLGGVTGLEESLKAGIAGMIEHPQVDYSKVNYSKKPYAIEPTQMISYVSCHDDLCLVDRLKASIPEAEYDENELIRLNELAQTAIFTSQGVPFMLSGEEMLRNKKGVHNSYNSPDSINHLDWNNLKTYPQIFNYYSGLINLRKAHPAFRLGKADLVRKHLEFLPVQDCLVAFRLKDHAGGDKWKNIYVILNANKELRTVNIPKGQYTIVCANGEINEAGLGKMEGGEVMVDAQSALILHD, translated from the coding sequence ATGAAATTAAAATACAACCTTGCAGCATCTGTAGCTGCTTTCATACTCTCGCAGAACGTTGTTGCACAACAGCGATTCAACGAGATGTCTTATTCTCCGAGTGAGACAACCTTCCGTCTCAACGCGCCTTCTAAGCCAACGCTTCGCCTTTATGAGGCAGGACGAGGTGGAAGAGCCTATAAGAAGGTGAAACTTGCACCGAGTGGAGACAATACATGGACGGCTACTGTGAAGGGAGACCTCAAAGGTAAGTTCTATACTTTCGATATCGGACACGGCGAGACACCGGGTGTCTTTGCCAAAGCGGTCGGCTGTAATGGCGGACGCGGTGCCGTTGTTGATATGAAAGAGACCAACCCAACAGGCTGGGAGAGTGATCGTCGTGTACCAACTAAGAGTCCGGCAGACCTCATTATCTATGAGTTGCACCACCGTGACTTCTCTATTGATCCTTCATCGGGCTTGATGCACAAGGGTAAATACCTTGCCTTAACTGAGCAGAAGGCTATTGATCACTTGAAGAAGTTGGGTATTAACGCTGTGCATATCCTCCCTTCGTTCGACTTTGCTTCGATAGATGAATCCAAACCGGACGTACCACAGTATAATTGGGGCTATGATCCATTGAACTATAACGTACCAGAAGGTAGCTACTCATACGATGCTAACCTGCCTACACGCCGTATTATGGAGTTCAAGCAGATGGTACAAGCATTGCACAAGGCGGGTATCAGAGTTATCCTCGACGTTGTTTACAACCATACTTTCGACCTTACAAATAGTAACTTTGAGCGTACTTATCCTAAGGCTTACTACCGATACAAGGCTGATGGTACACCTTCTGATGGCACTGGGTGTGGCAATGAGACGGCAAGTGAGCGCCCTTTGATGCGCGATTATATGCTGGAATCAATGAAGTATTGGGTAAATGAATATCATATTGACGGTTTCCGTGTAGACCTTATGGGTGTGCATGACATTCAAACAATGAATGATATTCGTCATGAACTCAATGCTATCGACCCAGAGATATTTGTCTATGGAGAGGGATGGAGCGCTGGTACATGTGCTTATCCACTTGAGAAGTTAGCGATGAAGGCAGCAGTTCCACAGATGCCGGGCATTGCAGCCTTCTCTGATGACATCCGTGATGCCTTGCGTGGACCCTTCTCTGACGACCATAAGCCCGGTATGCTTGGTGGCGTTACAGGCTTGGAAGAGAGCTTGAAGGCAGGTATTGCGGGTATGATTGAGCACCCACAGGTAGACTACTCAAAGGTAAACTATTCTAAGAAACCTTATGCCATTGAGCCTACTCAGATGATTTCTTATGTCAGTTGTCACGACGACTTGTGCCTTGTTGACCGTCTGAAGGCTTCTATTCCAGAGGCTGAATATGACGAGAATGAACTGATTCGTCTGAATGAACTTGCCCAAACGGCTATCTTCACATCACAGGGTGTACCTTTCATGCTCTCTGGTGAGGAGATGCTTCGCAACAAGAAAGGGGTGCATAACTCGTATAATTCACCTGATAGTATCAATCACCTCGACTGGAATAACCTCAAGACTTATCCGCAGATATTCAACTATTACAGTGGACTCATCAACCTTCGCAAGGCACACCCAGCCTTCCGATTGGGCAAAGCCGACCTCGTTCGCAAGCATCTTGAGTTCCTTCCTGTACAGGACTGCTTGGTTGCTTTCCGCCTAAAAGACCATGCTGGTGGTGATAAGTGGAAGAACATCTACGTCATCCTCAATGCTAACAAGGAACTTCGCACCGTCAACATCCCTAAGGGTCAGTATACGATTGTATGTGCTAATGGTGAAATTAACGAAGCTGGATTAGGCAAAATGGAAGGTGGTGAGGTGATGGTTGACGCCCAGTCAGCCCTTATCTTGCATGATTAA
- a CDS encoding 4-alpha-glucanotransferase: MNIQFHIDYQTYYGQDLVLNIITGQHNGAIEASQYRMRTSDGYHWEVEVKKDAKPGTHIDYFYSILCGNNEQRKEWGVINHRLDFDTERSFNYRVYDHWSDIPDNAYLYTSAITDCVAGKKLVKGKLNNYNKAVTLKVRAPQLGATDELYLVGAEPALGAWNVKKALKMAQHNINEWSYTLDATKLVGDQIEVKFFIKSNDSNENLVWEYSDNRTLLLPTMDEGDVVVYELTEASFPLPAVRVAGTLVPVFSLRSETSFGIGDFGDLKKMVDWISKTHQRALQILPINDTTITHTWTDSYPYSCISIFALHPQYADLTALPALKDKKQSEKFEKLRKELNALPQIDYERVNDAKTEYLRLLFEQEGGKVLESSAFKRFFAETESWLVPYAQYSYLRDKFGTADFSHWPDHKQWDEADRKALSNPKNKAYKEVAFFYYVQFVLSSQLKAVHEYAQAHKIILKGDIPIGVNRYGCDVWTEPRYFNLNGQAGAPPDDFSVNGQNWGFPTYNWDEMIKDGCQWWVNRFQNMAQYFDAYRIDHVLGFFRIWEIPIHSVHGLLGQFAPSLGMTREEIEGYGLHWQEELFTEPFIADWVLDRIFREHADEVRQKYVEHVWGDRYKMRPAYDTQRKVEKAFAGKNSDVDIWLRDGLYALISDVLFIRDHKDPNRFHPRICVQFDFIYESLYDSDKAIFNKLYNDYYYRRNNQFWYQEAMKKLPKLVNATRMLVCAEDLGMVPDCVAWVMNELRILSLEIQSMPKNPKVRFGHLSENPYRSVSTISTHDMATLRQWWDEDWERTQDYFNSMLHRGGPAPHPLPGWLARDIVSRHLTSPSMLCILGIQDWMSIDEELRLADPNAERINVPSNPKHYWRYRMHVSIEDLMKNASFNEQITDLINQAGR; this comes from the coding sequence ATGAACATACAGTTTCACATAGACTACCAGACCTATTACGGACAAGACCTTGTCTTGAATATTATTACAGGTCAACACAATGGGGCTATAGAGGCCTCACAGTACAGAATGCGCACATCTGACGGCTACCACTGGGAGGTGGAAGTGAAGAAGGATGCAAAGCCGGGAACGCATATCGATTATTTCTACAGCATTCTCTGTGGTAATAATGAACAGCGAAAAGAATGGGGCGTAATCAATCACCGACTGGATTTTGATACAGAACGCAGTTTTAATTATCGTGTTTACGACCATTGGAGTGACATTCCGGACAATGCTTATCTCTATACTTCTGCTATCACCGATTGTGTTGCGGGTAAGAAGTTAGTGAAGGGAAAACTCAATAACTATAACAAAGCTGTCACACTGAAGGTGCGTGCGCCACAGTTAGGTGCAACGGATGAGCTTTATCTCGTAGGTGCTGAGCCTGCATTAGGTGCTTGGAACGTGAAGAAGGCACTGAAGATGGCACAGCATAATATCAACGAGTGGAGCTATACCTTAGATGCTACCAAACTTGTTGGTGACCAGATTGAAGTGAAGTTCTTCATCAAGAGCAATGATAGTAATGAGAATCTCGTTTGGGAATATAGCGACAACCGTACCTTACTATTGCCAACAATGGATGAAGGCGACGTCGTTGTCTATGAGTTGACAGAGGCTTCTTTCCCTCTCCCAGCTGTTCGTGTTGCAGGAACATTGGTACCTGTATTCTCACTTCGTTCGGAGACAAGTTTCGGTATCGGTGACTTTGGCGATTTGAAGAAGATGGTTGACTGGATAAGTAAGACCCACCAGCGTGCGCTGCAGATTCTTCCTATCAACGACACAACAATTACACACACTTGGACAGACTCTTATCCATATAGCTGTATTTCTATCTTTGCCCTCCACCCACAGTATGCTGACCTTACAGCATTACCTGCACTGAAGGACAAGAAGCAGAGTGAGAAGTTCGAGAAACTACGTAAAGAGCTTAACGCACTGCCACAGATTGACTATGAGCGTGTGAACGATGCAAAGACAGAATACCTCCGTCTGCTCTTTGAACAGGAGGGTGGAAAGGTACTCGAAAGCAGTGCTTTCAAGAGATTCTTTGCTGAGACAGAGAGTTGGCTTGTGCCTTACGCACAGTATTCTTATTTGAGAGACAAGTTCGGAACAGCCGATTTCTCTCATTGGCCAGACCATAAACAATGGGATGAGGCTGACCGCAAGGCATTGTCTAACCCTAAGAACAAGGCTTACAAAGAAGTAGCTTTCTTCTATTATGTACAGTTCGTATTGAGTAGTCAGCTGAAAGCGGTACACGAATATGCACAGGCTCATAAGATAATCCTCAAGGGTGACATCCCTATTGGTGTCAACCGCTATGGCTGTGACGTATGGACAGAACCACGTTACTTCAACCTTAACGGGCAGGCGGGTGCTCCACCTGATGACTTCTCAGTGAATGGTCAGAACTGGGGGTTCCCTACTTACAACTGGGACGAGATGATAAAGGATGGTTGTCAGTGGTGGGTAAACCGCTTCCAGAACATGGCACAGTACTTTGATGCTTATCGTATCGACCACGTACTCGGCTTCTTCCGTATCTGGGAGATTCCTATTCATTCAGTACACGGATTGCTCGGTCAGTTCGCTCCATCACTTGGTATGACTCGTGAGGAGATTGAAGGCTACGGTCTACATTGGCAGGAAGAACTCTTCACCGAGCCATTCATTGCTGATTGGGTACTCGACCGCATCTTCCGTGAGCATGCCGATGAGGTAAGACAGAAGTATGTGGAACATGTATGGGGCGACAGATACAAGATGCGTCCAGCGTATGATACACAGCGAAAGGTTGAGAAAGCCTTTGCTGGTAAGAACTCTGATGTTGACATCTGGCTGCGTGACGGACTCTATGCTTTGATTAGTGATGTACTTTTCATTCGTGACCATAAGGATCCAAACCGCTTCCATCCACGTATCTGCGTACAGTTCGACTTCATCTACGAGAGTCTCTACGATAGCGATAAGGCTATATTCAATAAGCTTTACAACGATTACTACTATCGCCGTAACAACCAGTTCTGGTATCAGGAAGCTATGAAGAAACTGCCAAAGTTGGTTAATGCAACTCGTATGCTTGTCTGTGCAGAGGACTTGGGAATGGTTCCTGATTGCGTGGCATGGGTGATGAATGAGCTACGCATCCTCAGTCTTGAGATTCAAAGTATGCCTAAGAACCCTAAAGTTCGCTTTGGTCATCTTAGTGAGAACCCTTACCGCAGCGTTAGCACCATCTCTACTCATGACATGGCTACCCTACGTCAGTGGTGGGATGAAGATTGGGAACGTACGCAAGACTACTTCAATAGCATGTTACATCGTGGTGGTCCTGCTCCTCACCCATTACCAGGTTGGTTGGCAAGAGATATCGTTAGCCGTCACCTTACATCGCCAAGTATGCTCTGTATCCTCGGTATTCAGGACTGGATGAGTATTGACGAGGAATTGCGTTTGGCTGACCCTAATGCCGAGCGCATCAATGTTCCGTCTAATCCAAAGCATTACTGGCGTTACCGTATGCACGTCAGCATTGAAGACTTGATGAAGAATGCATCTTTCAATGAGCAGATAACAGACCTTATCAATCAGGCGGGTCGATAA
- a CDS encoding SLC45 family MFS transporter produces MKQKPNLSFWQLWNLSFGFFGVQIAYALQSANISRIFATLGADPHNLSYFWILPPLMGIVVQPIVGTLSDMTWTRFGRRIPYLFVGAAMSVLVMCLLPNAGSLGMAVSTAMVFGLVSLMFLDTSINMAMQPFKMLVGDMVNEKQKTLAYSIQSFLCNAGSIAGYVFPFFFTFLGISNQAPSGVVPDSVVYSFYIGAAILILCVIYTTAKVKEMPPKVYAEYHSVEKKDDTSKSNVFTLLKIAPPTFWKVGLVQFFCWFAFMYMWTYTNGTVAANCWGVDMLAHDATMTKGYQEAGNWVGILFAIQAIGSVAWAMVLPQFKNTKLAYSFSLILGAAGFVLAAFIHNQYVMFIPFILIGCAWAAILAMPFTLVTNALEGYGHLGTYLGLFNGTICIPQIIAAAIGGVLLQMVGSVQSNMMIVAGVSLFLGAMSVGIIKVRRPAEQG; encoded by the coding sequence ATGAAACAAAAACCTAACTTAAGCTTCTGGCAACTTTGGAATCTCAGCTTTGGATTCTTTGGAGTGCAGATTGCGTACGCGCTGCAGAGTGCCAACATCTCACGCATTTTTGCGACATTAGGTGCTGACCCTCACAATCTTAGTTACTTCTGGATACTCCCTCCATTGATGGGTATTGTCGTACAGCCGATTGTAGGAACACTCTCTGACATGACGTGGACACGCTTCGGACGTCGCATCCCTTATCTCTTTGTTGGTGCTGCCATGTCTGTTCTCGTGATGTGCCTACTTCCGAATGCAGGTTCTTTAGGTATGGCTGTCTCAACGGCTATGGTGTTTGGACTTGTCTCATTGATGTTCCTCGACACAAGTATCAATATGGCTATGCAACCCTTTAAGATGTTGGTGGGCGATATGGTCAACGAGAAACAGAAGACACTCGCCTACTCTATTCAGAGCTTCCTCTGCAATGCTGGCTCCATCGCAGGCTATGTCTTCCCATTCTTCTTCACTTTCTTAGGTATCTCTAACCAAGCTCCATCGGGTGTTGTTCCAGACTCAGTGGTCTATTCTTTCTATATCGGTGCAGCCATCCTCATCCTTTGTGTTATCTATACCACAGCCAAGGTAAAGGAGATGCCACCAAAGGTTTATGCCGAATACCATTCAGTAGAGAAGAAAGATGATACTTCAAAGTCTAATGTCTTCACCTTATTAAAAATTGCACCACCTACCTTCTGGAAAGTTGGTTTAGTACAGTTCTTCTGCTGGTTTGCCTTTATGTATATGTGGACTTACACCAACGGAACCGTAGCAGCTAACTGTTGGGGTGTGGATATGCTTGCACATGATGCAACAATGACAAAGGGATATCAAGAAGCAGGCAACTGGGTAGGTATTCTCTTTGCCATTCAGGCGATTGGTTCAGTGGCTTGGGCAATGGTTCTTCCACAGTTCAAGAACACAAAACTCGCATACTCCTTCTCACTTATCTTAGGTGCAGCAGGCTTTGTCCTCGCAGCCTTCATCCACAATCAATATGTAATGTTCATCCCATTCATCCTCATCGGATGTGCTTGGGCAGCCATATTGGCAATGCCATTTACCTTGGTGACAAATGCACTCGAGGGCTATGGCCACTTGGGAACTTATCTCGGATTGTTCAACGGTACCATCTGTATTCCACAAATTATCGCTGCGGCTATTGGCGGAGTACTCCTTCAGATGGTTGGTTCCGTACAAAGTAATATGATGATTGTAGCAGGCGTTTCCCTCTTCCTCGGTGCAATGTCCGTTGGAATTATAAAGGTACGCCGTCCTGCGGAACAAGGGTAA
- a CDS encoding LacI family DNA-binding transcriptional regulator — protein MSDSTNITMKDIARDLGVSVATVSRALKDSPRISAEKREAIKKYAQEHNFYPNILAESLRKSKVQPIKIIGVIIPQLDHFYFSSILSGIEEEASSRGYRIMVAQSRENYEDEVKICRAFSESKVCGIIVSQAKNTTKYDHFQTLIDKGVPLVFYDRISTGVNASRVVVDDYMGAFSAVTHLINTGCKRIAYYGTSLTMQIAKNRYNGYLDALLKNGMHPNEQLIKNCDNRADAELITPSVMRLSEPPDAFFAVNDDTAIGILYSCKRLGFRVPEDVSICGFTNGQRAIACDPMLTTVEQRGVRVGEEAASILIDQVEGRLPKNRVEKRVVKTRLIIRGTTR, from the coding sequence ATGAGTGACTCAACCAACATAACAATGAAGGATATAGCCCGAGACCTTGGTGTTTCGGTTGCTACCGTCTCTCGTGCGCTCAAAGATAGCCCTCGTATCTCTGCAGAAAAACGTGAGGCAATAAAGAAGTATGCACAAGAACATAACTTCTACCCAAACATCCTTGCAGAGAGTCTGCGCAAAAGTAAGGTACAACCGATTAAGATTATCGGCGTAATCATTCCGCAACTTGACCATTTCTACTTCTCATCTATCCTTTCTGGCATCGAAGAAGAGGCTTCTTCACGTGGCTATCGAATTATGGTTGCACAGAGCCGAGAGAACTATGAGGACGAAGTGAAAATCTGTCGAGCATTTTCGGAGAGTAAGGTTTGTGGCATCATTGTTTCTCAAGCGAAGAATACAACCAAATACGACCATTTCCAAACACTCATAGATAAGGGTGTACCTTTGGTTTTCTACGATCGTATCAGTACGGGTGTAAATGCCAGTCGAGTGGTTGTTGATGACTATATGGGGGCCTTTTCCGCCGTCACACATCTTATAAACACAGGTTGCAAGCGTATTGCTTATTATGGTACTTCGCTAACCATGCAAATCGCAAAGAACCGTTATAACGGATATCTTGATGCCTTACTGAAGAATGGCATGCACCCTAACGAGCAACTGATTAAGAATTGCGACAATAGGGCAGACGCTGAGCTTATCACTCCAAGCGTGATGCGACTTTCTGAACCACCAGATGCCTTCTTTGCCGTCAATGATGACACAGCTATCGGTATCCTCTACTCCTGCAAACGCTTAGGTTTCCGTGTGCCAGAAGACGTCTCTATCTGTGGTTTCACAAACGGACAACGTGCCATTGCCTGCGACCCAATGCTGACAACAGTTGAACAAAGAGGAGTCCGCGTGGGTGAAGAGGCTGCGAGTATTCTCATCGATCAAGTGGAAGGAAGACTTCCTAAGAATCGAGTTGAGAAACGTGTGGTGAAGACAAGACTGATTATCAGAGGGACAACGAGGTGA